The DNA sequence TCCCACCCCGGTTATTGCCAAAGTAGTGGTCAGCCTGGTGATTGCCCTTATGGTCGGTTATGGATTGAATTATGTTCGCCCGCCCTCTATTTTCTAACTCCTCTCAGCAAACCCAAAGCTAACGGGGTATAGACCGGACCGTCCGGCTTCAACTCGCTTTTGATTAGCTTGATTTCTTTGACTTCCAGGGCGATCAGTTGGCCCCCAAGCCTCTGCTGCGACTCAATCGCCTGGCCTAATTGGGTCAAACGACGCGGCGGAATACCTTTTTTAACCCGGCCAATGGTCAAGTGGGGTGAATAAGGGCGAGATTCCGGTCTAAAGCCGATATTTTTTTGGAGCATTGCGCCCAAATCCTGATGCATTTGGGCCAGTATTTCCATTTGGCCTGAAATGCCAACCCACACAATGCGAGGCCGCCGGGTATGGGGAAAACATCCCACTCCCTCTAATGCCAACGAAAAGGGAACGCAAGCCGCCCCAGCCAACTCAAGCGCCGCGATAATTTTGTGCAAATCGGCCACAGCCACATCGCCCAGAAAATGGAGCGTCAGGTGAATATTTTGTGGCGCGGTCCAGCGCACCGTGTTGGGCGGGGTCATCTCCTTCAAGCGGCTCTGGACATCGGCCAGTTTAGCGCGGGCATCATCTGGCAGGTCAATAGCAATAAAAACCCGGAGAGTGGTCATCATTATCCAACCCGTAACTCCTGTAACGCCGCCACAAACGCCGCTGCGGTTGCTTCGTCAATATTACAAAAACGTACCTCCTTTAAATTGGTCGCCGGGTTCTGCCACAAATACGCCAGGGTGGCCTGGGTAATAACCCGCGCGCAAACATCCCTGGGACCGCCAAAAATGCCGGAAGAAATGCCCGGCAAAGAGACG is a window from the Anaerolineae bacterium genome containing:
- the thpR gene encoding RNA 2',3'-cyclic phosphodiesterase, with protein sequence MMTTLRVFIAIDLPDDARAKLADVQSRLKEMTPPNTVRWTAPQNIHLTLHFLGDVAVADLHKIIAALELAGAACVPFSLALEGVGCFPHTRRPRIVWVGISGQMEILAQMHQDLGAMLQKNIGFRPESRPYSPHLTIGRVKKGIPPRRLTQLGQAIESQQRLGGQLIALEVKEIKLIKSELKPDGPVYTPLALGLLRGVRK